The following are from one region of the Paraglaciecola sp. L1A13 genome:
- a CDS encoding cell division protein FtsQ/DivIB, with amino-acid sequence MTDKALTATDQPNFRFIGGMGFLLLLLIGIVYGAWSIKEWAEDEQKAPVRDIALSGELRFVSHDQIEGLIRRTQPGSFFELDVEQAHQDIESMPWVYRASIRKRWPNSLKIYVLEQTPAARWNSDLILNQYGDAFAGAISTDQAPPELPNLFGPQGNEHTALEGYTAMQSLLASAGMSIDEVRLSDRFAWHVKLVNGVSLNLGRKEYINRLQRFIDLYPLLQKNEKAVDYVDLRYDTGLAVGWKSPAQPSQES; translated from the coding sequence ATGACTGATAAGGCGCTAACAGCAACCGATCAACCAAACTTCCGATTCATCGGCGGGATGGGGTTTTTACTGCTGTTACTGATAGGTATTGTCTACGGAGCTTGGTCTATCAAAGAATGGGCCGAAGACGAGCAAAAGGCGCCCGTACGAGACATAGCACTATCAGGTGAGTTGCGCTTTGTCAGCCATGACCAGATAGAAGGGTTGATTCGTCGTACTCAACCAGGCAGTTTTTTTGAGTTGGATGTTGAGCAAGCGCATCAAGATATTGAAAGTATGCCTTGGGTATATCGAGCATCAATTCGTAAAAGATGGCCCAACAGTCTGAAAATTTATGTGTTGGAGCAAACGCCAGCAGCCCGTTGGAACAGTGATTTAATTTTAAATCAATACGGGGATGCGTTTGCAGGTGCAATTAGTACAGATCAGGCTCCACCGGAGCTGCCTAATTTGTTTGGGCCACAAGGCAATGAGCATACTGCACTTGAAGGTTACACTGCGATGCAATCTTTGTTAGCCAGTGCAGGGATGAGCATTGATGAAGTGCGCTTAAGTGACCGTTTTGCTTGGCATGTAAAGCTGGTAAATGGGGTCAGCCTTAATTTAGGGCGAAAGGAATATATTAACCGGTTGCAACGATTTATTGATTTGTATCCGTTGTTACAAAAGAACGAAAAAGCCGTAGATTATGTTGATTTACGCTATGACACAGGCTTGGCTGTGGGATGGAAATCCCCAGCACAACCTTCACAAGAGAGCTAA
- the ftsW gene encoding cell division protein FtsW encodes MNVSTFSMPLRAMFAQRHDAAPAVVRPYDVSLILLALSLLSIGLIIVTSASMPVAARLFDNPFYFAIRHGIYIVLAIGTALTVMQIPMQWWRVSNAWLLLVALALLIAVLLIGRSVNGSTRWLVIGPITIQAAEPAKLFFFCYLAGYLVRRYEEVTENIKGFIKPLIVFFAFAVLLLMQPDLGTVVVMLCTTIGLLFLAGAKLWQFFGLALTGGLAVTFLIMFEEYRMKRITSFLDPWADPFGSGYQLTQSLMAYGRGNVFGQGLGNSLQKLEYLPEAHTDFIMAILAEELGFAGVATVLALMLCIVLKAMKMGHKALQNERPFDAYLAYSIGIWFSFQTAVNVGASAGILPTKGLTFPLLSYGGSSLIIMAAAVGLLVRIDFEMRVEGIQALDRGGKGKPKPSKPTRTKAQTKSASSAGKKNVSSVLDDVAYAVVDEDDIDDMFDEDDTQTNIKKARAKKAKQEDDNV; translated from the coding sequence ATGAATGTGTCTACTTTTTCAATGCCGCTACGCGCAATGTTTGCCCAGCGGCATGATGCAGCTCCTGCTGTCGTGCGGCCCTACGATGTTAGCCTAATCCTTTTAGCGCTGTCGCTGCTTTCTATTGGCCTGATTATTGTCACCTCTGCTTCAATGCCTGTTGCCGCACGTTTATTTGATAACCCTTTTTATTTTGCTATTCGCCACGGTATTTATATTGTGCTGGCAATTGGGACGGCGCTTACGGTGATGCAAATTCCTATGCAATGGTGGCGGGTGAGTAACGCCTGGTTGTTATTGGTTGCTTTAGCCTTATTGATCGCCGTTTTGTTAATCGGCCGCAGCGTAAATGGCAGTACCCGTTGGTTAGTCATTGGGCCTATCACCATACAAGCCGCAGAGCCTGCTAAGTTATTTTTCTTCTGTTACTTGGCTGGTTATCTGGTAAGGCGATACGAAGAGGTGACAGAGAATATCAAAGGGTTTATAAAACCTTTAATTGTTTTCTTCGCCTTTGCAGTACTGCTATTGATGCAACCTGATTTAGGCACCGTGGTCGTGATGTTGTGCACCACCATTGGCTTGCTATTTTTAGCAGGTGCTAAGTTATGGCAGTTCTTCGGGTTAGCACTCACTGGCGGTTTAGCCGTGACATTTTTGATTATGTTTGAAGAATATCGTATGAAACGTATTACTTCATTTTTAGACCCATGGGCAGATCCTTTCGGCAGTGGTTACCAACTAACGCAATCGCTTATGGCTTATGGTCGCGGTAACGTGTTTGGACAGGGCTTAGGTAATAGCTTACAAAAATTGGAATATCTTCCTGAAGCTCATACCGATTTTATTATGGCTATTTTGGCTGAAGAGCTTGGCTTTGCCGGAGTAGCAACGGTATTAGCGTTAATGCTGTGCATCGTATTAAAAGCGATGAAAATGGGCCACAAGGCATTGCAAAATGAACGGCCGTTTGATGCATATTTAGCGTACTCAATAGGCATTTGGTTTAGTTTTCAGACTGCAGTTAACGTGGGCGCCAGCGCCGGGATTTTGCCTACCAAAGGCTTAACATTTCCGTTGTTGAGTTATGGAGGCTCGAGTTTAATTATTATGGCTGCTGCAGTTGGCCTGTTAGTACGAATTGATTTTGAAATGCGCGTAGAGGGTATTCAGGCTCTTGATCGTGGTGGCAAGGGAAAACCTAAACCAAGTAAACCCACTAGAACAAAAGCCCAGACTAAATCTGCTAGTAGCGCAGGGAAGAAAAACGTGTCGAGCGTTTTAGATGACGTAGCATATGCGGTTGTCGACGAAGACGATATTGATGACATGTTTGACGAAGATGATACCCAAACAAATATCAAAAAAGCGCGCGCTAAGAAAGCTAAGCAGGAGGACGACAATGTCTGA
- the mraY gene encoding phospho-N-acetylmuramoyl-pentapeptide-transferase: MLMLLADWLQQYEPSFRVFSYLTLRAILSTLTALLIAVLIGPRMIRWLQTMQIGQTVRDDGPQSHLAKSGTPTMGGLLILAAIVISVLLWADLSNRYVWVTLSVVVGYGIIGFVDDYRKVVRKDPKGLIARWKYFWQSVIAIAVALYLYASQQDPAETALLVPFFKDVMPQMGLFFIVMTYFVIVGTSNAVNLTDGLDGLAIVPTVLVAGAFAIFAYTTGNINFSAYLNIPYLPLTSELVIVCTAIVGAGLGFLWFNTYPAMVFMGDVGSLALGGTLGIIAVLVRQEIVLVIMGGVFVAETLSVILQVGSFKLRGQRIFRMAPIHHHYELKGWPEPRVIVRFWIISLILVLVGLATLKLR, translated from the coding sequence ATGCTAATGTTATTGGCCGATTGGCTTCAACAATACGAACCTAGCTTCCGAGTCTTCTCGTATCTAACATTACGTGCCATTTTGAGTACGCTGACGGCTTTACTCATTGCGGTCTTAATTGGTCCACGGATGATCCGCTGGTTGCAAACCATGCAAATCGGTCAGACTGTTCGAGATGATGGTCCCCAGTCACATTTGGCTAAATCTGGCACGCCGACCATGGGTGGGCTATTAATTTTAGCTGCTATCGTCATTAGTGTTTTATTGTGGGCCGATCTCTCAAATCGATATGTTTGGGTAACGTTAAGCGTTGTTGTGGGTTATGGCATTATTGGCTTTGTAGATGACTATCGAAAAGTTGTGCGCAAGGATCCCAAAGGATTGATTGCACGCTGGAAATACTTTTGGCAGTCAGTGATCGCTATCGCAGTCGCTTTATATTTGTATGCCAGTCAACAAGACCCTGCTGAAACTGCATTGTTAGTGCCATTCTTTAAAGACGTAATGCCGCAAATGGGCTTGTTTTTTATCGTTATGACGTACTTTGTCATTGTTGGCACCAGTAACGCAGTGAACCTTACCGATGGACTTGATGGCCTAGCGATAGTGCCAACTGTTTTAGTCGCTGGCGCGTTTGCTATTTTTGCCTACACCACAGGTAATATTAACTTTTCAGCCTATCTCAATATTCCATATTTACCGTTAACCAGTGAACTTGTGATTGTATGTACTGCGATTGTAGGAGCCGGTCTCGGATTTTTATGGTTCAACACGTATCCTGCCATGGTGTTTATGGGAGATGTTGGTTCTCTCGCGCTCGGCGGCACCTTGGGCATTATTGCGGTGTTGGTTCGTCAAGAAATTGTATTGGTGATCATGGGCGGTGTATTCGTGGCTGAAACCTTGTCCGTTATTTTACAAGTCGGTTCGTTTAAATTGCGTGGTCAAAGAATATTCCGTATGGCCCCCATTCACCATCATTACGAGTTGAAAGGTTGGCCTGAGCCGCGCGTTATTGTGCGCTTTTGGATCATTTCACTCATTTTAGTCTTGGTTGGCTTAGCCACCTTGAAATTACGTTAA
- a CDS encoding D-alanine--D-alanine ligase, whose protein sequence is MNLDNLITNIPVVDFGKVAVMFGGRSAEREVSLRSGQAVLDALVGAGVNAHGFDPAERNLHNLVEQKFDRVLIMLHGRGGEDGALQGALQQLNIPYTGTGVLGSALCMDKIRSKQVWQSLGLPTANYEIADKRDFDATSCEAIMDRLGNLVMVKPAQEGSSIGMAKVSNAQQLAAAVQHAFEYDDKVLLEQFIQGSEYTVSLLNGSALPSISMSTPRDFYDYEAKYQSNSTEYFCPSGLSQEQETTLARLALDAFDAVAGAGWGRIDFMQDMLGKFYLLEANTVPGMTEKSLVPLAAKQAGLSFAQLSLAVLATAG, encoded by the coding sequence ATGAACTTAGATAACCTAATAACCAATATTCCCGTAGTAGATTTTGGCAAAGTAGCCGTGATGTTTGGCGGTCGCTCAGCTGAACGTGAAGTGTCTTTACGTTCTGGCCAAGCTGTGCTTGATGCTCTGGTTGGAGCAGGCGTTAATGCTCATGGATTTGATCCTGCTGAGCGCAACTTGCATAATTTGGTAGAGCAAAAATTTGACCGCGTTCTGATTATGCTACATGGTCGGGGCGGTGAAGATGGCGCATTGCAAGGCGCACTCCAGCAGTTGAACATTCCCTATACAGGAACAGGTGTATTGGGCTCAGCATTATGTATGGATAAGATCCGTAGTAAGCAAGTTTGGCAGAGCTTGGGATTGCCAACCGCCAATTATGAAATAGCCGATAAAAGAGACTTTGATGCGACAAGTTGCGAGGCTATAATGGACCGCTTAGGGAATCTGGTTATGGTTAAGCCTGCGCAAGAAGGTTCGAGCATCGGTATGGCCAAAGTTTCAAATGCGCAACAACTCGCCGCTGCGGTCCAGCATGCTTTCGAATATGACGATAAAGTGCTGTTGGAACAATTCATCCAAGGTTCAGAGTATACCGTTAGTCTACTCAATGGTTCAGCCTTACCCTCGATCAGCATGTCGACACCACGAGATTTTTACGATTACGAGGCAAAGTATCAGTCTAATAGTACTGAATATTTTTGCCCCAGTGGCTTGTCACAAGAGCAAGAAACCACGTTAGCTAGGCTTGCTTTAGATGCCTTTGACGCAGTTGCAGGGGCTGGGTGGGGAAGAATAGATTTTATGCAGGACATGCTAGGTAAATTTTATTTGCTTGAAGCGAATACGGTACCGGGTATGACAGAAAAAAGCTTAGTACCCTTGGCGGCTAAGCAAGCAGGATTAAGTTTTGCGCAGTTGTCGTTAGCTGTATTGGCGACAGCTGGCTAA
- the murG gene encoding undecaprenyldiphospho-muramoylpentapeptide beta-N-acetylglucosaminyltransferase produces MSDSAMSKTLLVMAGGTGGHVFPGLAVAQALKEQNWHIHWLGTAERMEADLVPKAGFEISFIDIAGVRGNGLLRLLAAPFKIIKAVLQARRVIKQVNPDVVIGMGGFASGPGGVAAWLMGKPLVLHEQNAVPGMTNKLLSRIASKVLTGFDATFEAQKGIRQPANQEGSQQEKYQWVGNPVRAGFVEIKRSGSVEQAMIYEPQQVLNILILGGSLGAKALNENVPLALAKQTNINVRHQCGKGHFVSVTDLYQSQLGQSVNWTVDEFVDDMPKAYQWADLVICRAGALTVAEVAASGVAAIFVPLPHAVDDHQTKNAQTLVEKGAAYLLPQTELVNGGLTPLLKACLAKPNMLIDVGLKARSLAKLDAVQRVTHCCQLLAEKAQ; encoded by the coding sequence ATGTCTGATTCCGCTATGTCTAAAACGCTGCTTGTTATGGCCGGTGGCACAGGTGGACATGTTTTTCCAGGATTAGCTGTAGCACAGGCTCTTAAAGAACAGAATTGGCATATTCATTGGTTAGGCACAGCCGAGCGTATGGAAGCTGATCTTGTACCCAAAGCCGGTTTTGAGATTAGTTTTATTGATATCGCAGGCGTGCGCGGCAACGGATTACTGCGTTTACTCGCAGCCCCATTTAAAATTATCAAAGCTGTATTACAAGCTAGGCGCGTGATTAAGCAGGTTAATCCTGATGTAGTTATTGGTATGGGCGGCTTCGCTAGCGGCCCCGGCGGAGTTGCGGCTTGGCTAATGGGCAAGCCATTAGTCTTGCACGAACAAAATGCAGTGCCAGGCATGACCAATAAACTGCTTTCTCGGATAGCGAGCAAAGTACTAACGGGGTTTGATGCTACTTTTGAAGCTCAAAAAGGTATTCGCCAGCCAGCAAACCAGGAAGGTAGTCAGCAAGAAAAGTATCAATGGGTAGGTAATCCTGTGCGTGCCGGTTTCGTCGAAATAAAACGCAGTGGGTCCGTTGAGCAAGCCATGATTTATGAGCCACAGCAAGTACTTAATATATTAATACTAGGTGGCAGTCTAGGCGCAAAAGCATTAAATGAAAATGTACCTTTAGCGTTGGCGAAACAAACAAATATCAATGTACGCCACCAGTGCGGTAAAGGGCACTTTGTATCTGTAACTGACTTGTATCAATCACAGTTAGGTCAAAGCGTTAACTGGACAGTTGATGAATTTGTAGACGATATGCCCAAGGCCTACCAATGGGCAGATTTAGTTATTTGTCGCGCAGGCGCATTAACCGTGGCTGAAGTCGCAGCGTCAGGCGTAGCAGCGATTTTCGTGCCGCTGCCCCATGCTGTTGATGATCATCAGACTAAAAATGCCCAAACATTAGTCGAAAAAGGGGCGGCTTATTTGCTCCCGCAAACCGAATTAGTTAACGGCGGGTTAACGCCTTTGTTGAAAGCCTGCCTTGCAAAACCAAACATGCTAATTGATGTGGGCCTTAAAGCCCGATCATTAGCCAAATTAGATGCAGTACAACGAGTCACTCATTGCTGCCAGTTGTTAGCGGAGAAAGCGCAATGA
- the murC gene encoding UDP-N-acetylmuramate--L-alanine ligase: MIAPDKVHYHVPEMRRIKNIHFVGIGGAGMGGIAEVLLNEGYQVSGSDRQANGMTDRLAGLGATIFFGHQASNVEKANVVVVSSAIDPTNPEVNAANEKRIPVIRRAEMLAELMRFRHGIAIAGTHGKTTTTSLIATIFAQAKLDPTFVIGGLLNSAGTNARLGSSQYLIAEADESDASFVHLQPMVSVVTNIEPDHMETYQGDFQKMQDTYIDFLHNLPFYGLAVLCIDDPVIEKLLPRIKRKYLTYGYNEQADVRATNVKHTFNQSEFTLIRSGHDDVQITVNVPGKHNVLNSLAAIAVASDEGIDDSAIKDALGSFSGIGRRFEILGDFATGDGDVLLVDDYGHHPTEVEATIAVARNNWPDRRLVMAYQPHRYSRTHDLYEDFVRVLSQVDVLLLLDVYSAGEEKIDGADSKSLCRSIRQRGQLEPIYVADKDELPRLLADNLADQDVLMTQGAGNIGQIAKQLQALKLNKDVLSKGWSK, from the coding sequence ATGATCGCACCCGATAAAGTTCATTACCATGTGCCAGAAATGCGCCGAATTAAAAATATCCATTTTGTGGGTATTGGCGGTGCCGGAATGGGAGGGATCGCAGAAGTATTACTCAATGAAGGGTATCAAGTATCAGGCTCTGATCGCCAAGCGAATGGCATGACAGATCGTTTAGCGGGCCTCGGGGCAACGATTTTCTTTGGCCACCAAGCGAGTAATGTCGAGAAAGCCAATGTTGTGGTGGTATCAAGTGCTATTGACCCAACTAATCCTGAAGTTAATGCGGCAAATGAAAAGCGCATTCCGGTTATTCGCCGAGCGGAAATGCTAGCTGAACTCATGCGCTTTAGACATGGTATTGCCATAGCGGGAACCCACGGTAAAACAACGACCACCAGTTTGATTGCGACAATCTTTGCGCAAGCTAAACTCGATCCTACTTTTGTGATAGGTGGCTTGTTAAATAGTGCTGGTACTAACGCTCGTTTGGGATCAAGTCAGTATCTTATTGCGGAAGCTGATGAAAGTGATGCATCTTTTGTGCACTTGCAGCCTATGGTGTCGGTTGTGACGAACATTGAACCTGACCACATGGAAACCTATCAAGGCGACTTTCAGAAGATGCAAGACACCTACATCGATTTTTTACACAATTTACCGTTCTACGGATTAGCCGTGCTGTGTATCGATGATCCTGTAATTGAAAAATTACTGCCGCGTATCAAACGTAAATACCTCACCTACGGATACAACGAACAAGCAGATGTGCGTGCTACTAACGTTAAACATACTTTTAACCAAAGTGAATTTACTTTAATACGCAGTGGTCATGATGATGTTCAAATCACTGTTAATGTGCCAGGTAAGCATAATGTGCTTAATTCGCTTGCTGCCATTGCAGTGGCTAGCGATGAAGGAATTGACGATAGTGCTATCAAAGATGCTTTAGGGAGCTTTTCAGGTATTGGTCGTCGTTTTGAAATACTGGGTGATTTTGCCACTGGCGACGGGGATGTGCTGCTGGTAGATGATTACGGTCATCACCCTACTGAAGTGGAAGCCACTATCGCAGTTGCACGCAATAATTGGCCAGACAGACGTTTGGTTATGGCGTATCAGCCTCATCGTTACTCGCGTACACATGATTTATATGAAGATTTTGTGCGTGTGTTGTCTCAAGTGGACGTGTTGTTGTTGCTTGATGTGTATTCTGCGGGTGAAGAAAAAATCGATGGGGCAGATAGTAAATCTCTTTGTCGCTCTATCCGTCAGCGTGGTCAACTCGAGCCTATTTATGTAGCAGATAAAGACGAGTTGCCGCGGTTGCTAGCGGACAATCTAGCCGATCAAGATGTGTTGATGACACAAGGCGCTGGCAATATCGGTCAAATTGCCAAGCAGTTACAAGCCTTAAAGCTGAACAAAGATGTGTTAAGTAAAGGGTGGTCTAAATGA
- the murF gene encoding UDP-N-acetylmuramoyl-tripeptide--D-alanyl-D-alanine ligase: protein MIPVSLVWIAQQVQGELICNEQSIAENAIIQGVTTDTRHIHSNDLFIALRGPNFDGHKFVEQARLSGATAVIVSHKIDTSLAQIVVQDTKIALGLLGKAVKAEVAPKTVAITGSSGKTTVKEMVAAILARRGKVLATNGNFNNDIGVPLTLLRLEADHEFAVVELGANHLGEIAYTTDLVKPDVATIVNAAAAHLEGFGSLLGVARAKSEIFKGLDKSGLAIFNADSQFYSFWHGKYEHLRNQCFSTQNEADFYAQDVVMGLNGCADFLMVTPIGKVSISLPLPGLHNVSNALVSAGLAIEVGANLQDIKDGLQYMAQVSGRLQVKQLTGQVKVLDDTYNANVASVNAAIDLLGSFAGRKVLILGDMAELGERARFYHQQVGEYAKEKGIDDLYSLGVLSQSASDVYKNNGHHFSDKNELVAALAEKLASEKRDISILVKGSRSARMELVVEALEVSPVGKFERFRELIAC from the coding sequence ATGATCCCCGTTTCACTGGTATGGATTGCGCAGCAGGTGCAGGGCGAACTTATTTGCAATGAGCAAAGTATCGCTGAAAACGCAATTATCCAGGGCGTGACTACAGACACTCGCCATATCCACAGCAACGATTTATTCATTGCCTTGCGAGGACCGAATTTTGATGGTCATAAGTTTGTTGAACAAGCCCGATTAAGTGGTGCGACAGCGGTAATTGTTAGTCACAAAATTGATACGTCTTTGGCGCAAATAGTGGTTCAAGACACTAAAATTGCGCTTGGTTTACTGGGTAAAGCCGTAAAAGCTGAAGTGGCACCGAAAACGGTCGCGATTACCGGCAGTAGCGGAAAAACAACTGTGAAAGAAATGGTTGCCGCAATATTAGCGCGAAGGGGCAAGGTGTTAGCCACCAATGGCAATTTTAATAACGACATCGGTGTACCATTAACCCTACTGCGCCTTGAAGCCGATCACGAATTTGCTGTGGTAGAACTAGGTGCAAATCATCTAGGTGAGATCGCCTACACCACTGATTTGGTTAAGCCTGACGTGGCGACCATAGTCAATGCTGCAGCAGCTCATTTAGAAGGGTTTGGCAGCCTATTAGGTGTTGCCCGAGCCAAGAGTGAAATATTTAAAGGGTTGGACAAAAGCGGACTCGCAATATTTAACGCTGACAGTCAGTTTTATTCGTTTTGGCATGGTAAATACGAACACCTGCGTAATCAGTGCTTTTCAACGCAAAATGAAGCAGATTTTTATGCTCAGGATGTGGTCATGGGACTCAACGGTTGTGCGGACTTTTTGATGGTGACCCCAATAGGTAAAGTATCCATTTCTTTACCTCTACCAGGACTACATAATGTGAGTAATGCACTTGTTTCAGCGGGTCTTGCGATTGAAGTAGGCGCTAACTTACAAGATATTAAAGACGGGTTACAGTACATGGCCCAAGTGAGTGGGCGTTTGCAGGTTAAACAGCTAACTGGACAAGTTAAAGTATTAGACGACACCTATAACGCCAATGTGGCCTCAGTAAATGCCGCAATCGATTTGCTGGGCAGCTTTGCTGGTCGCAAAGTACTCATACTTGGAGATATGGCAGAGCTTGGCGAACGAGCGCGCTTCTATCACCAGCAAGTGGGGGAGTATGCCAAAGAAAAAGGCATTGACGATTTATACAGTCTTGGTGTGTTAAGTCAAAGCGCTAGTGATGTATACAAAAATAATGGTCATCATTTTAGTGATAAAAATGAATTAGTAGCGGCGCTGGCCGAAAAATTAGCATCGGAGAAACGTGACATTAGTATTTTAGTGAAGGGCTCTCGTAGTGCCCGCATGGAGTTAGTCGTTGAAGCCTTGGAGGTATCCCCCGTGGGAAAGTTTGAACGGTTTAGGGAGCTTATAGCATGCTAA
- the murD gene encoding UDP-N-acetylmuramoyl-L-alanine--D-glutamate ligase, whose protein sequence is MASTPLVNKNIIVVGLGLTGLSCVTFLSAKGANVSAMDTRADLSVTLKVPVFLGELDVKRLCAADMLVVSPGLSLKTPAIKTAIDAGVKVIGDIELFAMFNTKPVLAVTGSNGKSTVATLAYEMCLAAGKKALLGGNIGIPALELLDKDSEIIVLELSSFQLETTYTLRPHVACMLNLSDDHLDRHGDMLSYQRAKLRVYRDARFSVCNRDDASTWPMTINPDVMFGLSSSERGLSWDKQNTEILLDGKAFLNSQDCMLVGEHNMLNIQAATAMTMLAGIPLDAVKQAAKTFAGLEHRCQTVAKIDSVRWINDSKATNVGATIAAIDGLAPSCKGKLILIAGGDGKGADFEPLREHFEQQVSELITLGKDGPALAKLKNNSHQVSSLNEAVKLADKLADKNATVMLSPACASLDMFKNYQQRGELFVVAINGLAQNKKGAQS, encoded by the coding sequence ATGGCATCAACTCCGTTGGTAAATAAAAACATCATAGTTGTCGGACTCGGTTTGACCGGCTTGTCCTGCGTGACGTTTTTGTCTGCCAAAGGAGCAAATGTGAGCGCCATGGATACCCGTGCTGACTTGAGTGTAACCTTAAAAGTGCCGGTGTTTTTAGGTGAACTTGATGTTAAACGGTTATGCGCAGCTGATATGTTGGTGGTTAGTCCTGGACTAAGCTTAAAAACGCCGGCAATCAAAACTGCCATTGATGCGGGTGTTAAAGTCATTGGCGACATCGAATTATTTGCCATGTTCAACACTAAACCAGTATTGGCTGTGACTGGTTCAAACGGTAAATCTACCGTAGCGACCTTAGCTTATGAAATGTGCCTAGCTGCAGGCAAAAAAGCGCTGCTTGGGGGCAATATAGGTATTCCTGCTCTTGAGCTATTAGATAAAGACAGCGAGATTATCGTGCTTGAACTGTCTAGCTTTCAACTGGAAACGACTTATACATTGCGCCCGCACGTAGCGTGCATGTTGAACTTAAGTGACGACCATTTAGATCGCCATGGCGATATGTTGAGTTATCAACGTGCCAAGCTGCGGGTTTATCGCGATGCGCGCTTTAGTGTATGTAATCGTGACGATGCGTCAACTTGGCCAATGACTATCAACCCTGATGTTATGTTTGGCTTAAGCAGCAGTGAACGAGGCTTGAGCTGGGACAAACAAAATACCGAAATTCTGCTCGACGGCAAAGCATTTCTTAATAGTCAAGATTGCATGCTAGTGGGTGAGCATAATATGCTTAATATTCAAGCCGCTACTGCTATGACTATGTTGGCGGGTATTCCTCTGGATGCCGTTAAACAAGCCGCTAAAACGTTTGCTGGTTTAGAGCATCGTTGTCAGACAGTGGCAAAAATTGACAGCGTACGCTGGATCAATGATTCAAAAGCGACCAACGTGGGTGCCACAATTGCAGCCATCGATGGTTTAGCGCCATCTTGCAAAGGTAAGCTTATTCTTATTGCGGGCGGTGACGGCAAAGGCGCTGACTTTGAACCGCTTCGTGAGCACTTTGAGCAGCAAGTTAGCGAATTGATTACTCTCGGCAAAGATGGTCCGGCGCTGGCTAAGTTAAAAAATAATAGTCATCAGGTATCAAGCTTAAATGAAGCGGTGAAATTGGCCGATAAATTGGCGGACAAAAACGCAACCGTTATGTTGTCTCCAGCTTGTGCCAGTTTAGATATGTTTAAAAATTATCAGCAGCGCGGTGAGCTATTTGTTGTCGCAATCAATGGGCTAGCGCAGAATAAAAAAGGGGCACAGTCATGA